The genomic region aagaCACGCACACAGTGTAAGTGACCTGTTTGTACATCACGTTTAGTTTAGGAACTTGTGTACGTAGAGATGACAAAGTATATTTCTATAAAGTCGACCGTTTAGGTGCATGTGTGCGTTTCCATCTCTGTATTTCGGAGCACTGTGGCGTTTGCGTGTGtacccggggcggggggtgggggggagtgggTTGTTAAAAAGGGCCGAGAAGCCCtcaatattttcaaatgcaccATCTTAATGcccttttcaaataaatattgatGTTGCCACCTTAGGGGCTCTGCTGTCTTGGCGTGTTGCatggcagccctgctctgggagAGGAAGAACGGGTGGTTGCTGCTGggatggagaagggaaggcatggggtgaggatgaggatggcCTCGGCTGCGGACAAGCTTCcttccaccagctccgtgcCCAGGATCCAACCCAAGCCGGGCTTCATCTTCATCACCCGTTATAATTCAGCATTCCCTCCGTTTTCCCCCCATCGCAGAAGCTCCCTGCAGCGCGCGGGGCCGCGGGGAAAGGTGCTGGGCTTCTGCTCACGGTGTGTGTGAATGTGCACAAATCCTCTTGCTGAGGCCAAAATGGGCAATAAAATGCCCGCGTGGCCATTTGAGGGGCCAAAATGTACGTGGCGTGCGCTGTGCCGCGTGTGCTCCAGCCACGCACGCGCGGCGCCAGCAGCCCCTCCGCTCCTCGCTACGTTAAGGACTGACCCAGGACATCTCTTAGCTAAGGAGAGGCAGGGAAAAGCGCTAATACGAgtcctgttttcctttaataatATTTCCACCATGTTACACCAAATAAATGGGGATGCACAGCCCCGTGCATCGCGCTCCCAAGCCCCAAAGCCCCCCCCGTTTAGGTCATGGATGGTGGTGGGCTCATCCCACTGGGGTATCTGCACGTGCTTTCCATCCTTGGGTGAAACGGGAGGTGGTGGGAAGCGCAAAGCCGGCACTTCAGATCAGCCTTACGCTCTTAATCCTGGCGTTTTGCTGCCTGGGAAGCATGTAAAAGGGGGATGGGCACAGGATCGTAGAATTGcgaaggctggaaaagacctctaggatcatcaagcccaaccgccaacccaacacccccaggcctcctaaaccatggccccaagcGCCACGTCTACGTGTTTTTGGCAGCAATAAGGTGTTAGCTGGGCAGAGGTGGTCAAGATTTGCTTTTCCATGAAACTGGGTTTAAACCCAGCCTCCTCCCCAAGGCACCAACCCAAGGCACCCTCCCCAGGCCGCCCCCCCGCTTCGCTACGCGAGTTAGCAGCATGACTTTATAAATAATGACGCTTTCCCTAGTACTCAGCCTCTTCAGCAGCCTCATTTAATGGGGAATTAATGAGTTTACCTggtgggtgggtgctgggggagcctGGCTCGGTCCCTTTGCTCCTCGGGGCAGCACCCAGAGGACGCTGCATTTCCCCAGGCTGCCAGCAATCATCGTCATCCCATGCCACATCGGCGTGATGCCCCTCTCTGGGTCCGAAACACGCTTTGCTGGGGTGTGCAGGGGCTGGCCCTTGCCAAAATGCAGCCCCCAGTGCCCTCTCCGGGCTGGCTGCAGCGAGCCCAGCCTTGCTGGAGCCCCACGGTCAGCCTCTGTGAAGCTCCCGAGCTTGGGGTGCAAAATTGCCCTTCCTCCCCTCAtcccccactccccagcacTTTCCCAGCCCTGTCTCTTTACCCCTGAGTTGCAGGATTTTACTTGGCGATTATTTTTTCCTACCCCTTTACAAACACCGGGCACCCCCAGAGACATTGCCGACACCTCGTTAGCttgcaaaaaaatgtaaattttttttttctattttttttttttttagaattctTTTAATCCATCATTTACAGTATTGTACAGCTCAgtgaaaatatatgaaaatcaTCCAGTGTGCTCCAAACTGGGCGTCATCCCCACTCCCCGTGCGTGTCCAGTGGGTGCAGCAAAGCGGTTGGCATCTTTATCCCTAGCCTGTTCCCACCCAGTGAAACCCGGGAGCGGACCCGTTTGGAGCAGTAGTTAAGAACGACATAACGAGTGATCTCTAAGTGAAACACATACCAGTGGGACACTAAAGctatggggggtgggggtggcgggGTGCCCCTTGGGCTCCCCCCCCATCACTGCCCCTTCTTGTAGGCGCTTTTAATGATGGCGTTTTTGAAGAGAGTCACTAGAGGGGTCTGGCTGTGCTCCGAGGTCATGAAGCCCCCATAGCGCTTGTCCTTCAAGGGCGCGTGCCAGCGGAAATGGCGCATGCGGTAGGAGCTGCCGgccttcttctcctcctcctggccttcctcctcctcctcttcctcctcggGCGGTGCCTCGGTGCTGCCGAGCACCAGCTCCCGCCTGAACTCCAGCGGGTAGCTCTCGGCCGACTCCTCCTCCACCCCGTTGGGGTAGACCTTGATGGGTCTCCTCTTGCGTCCCACTGGCTTTCCCCAGCGAAAGTGCTCCATGGAGTAGGAGCGTTTGCCTTCCTCCCGCTCCAGCCCGGTTCCCTGCTCTTCCTCACGGTGGGACGGCGGGATGGCGGGCAGCGATGCCGGTGGCGGGttgccccccgccgcctcctcccgTTtgtgccccccgccgccgccgctgctgctgttCCTCCGGCCGAACTTGTTCCAGCGAAAGTGGCTCATGACGTACTTGCGGATGCTCTCGGAGAGGGGCTGGAGGTGCCCGTTCCCCGGGTAGACGGGCGCCTCGGCCGACAGCTCGGCCCTGCACGCCGCGGCGCACGCCTGCACGGAGCGGGGGGAGATGTGCGGGATGGGTGAGCGCATGGCCGGGGGTCCCTGCGGGGTTTGCAGGGGGCTGCTTGCACAGAGTGGGGTGTTTCACAAGGCGGTTTCATGCTTGTGCCTCCCTGAGGTCCCCGCGCGGGTGCCACCCCCTTGGCAGGGAGCTTCAAGGGCTGAGCCTGGAGCATCGTGCCCAGGCACCAAACCAACCCCGGGtggctggaaacagtgctgggGGTGGGCGCAGCCCCCACTGTGGGGTCCCTGGTGCAAACTCAGTGCCTGCAGAGGGTGAGCCGTTCCCGCTGTCCCACCACGGATGGGAGCAGGTCCTGCTCTGCAAGCACCCTCGCGCGCGGGGCAGAGCCGATGCCCAGGTTGCTGGTTCATCCCATGCAGGAGGGATGCTGCAAGCTCAGAAACTTGTTTTAGCATCATGCCCCAGCGTGAAGCCAGGAGGCACAAACCCACGAGAACCTGGGGGTCATGGGGCCCACAGCATCTCCCCACATCGACGTGGGTCACCCCACGGTGTCGGCACCCCCAtcacctcctcccccagcccaccagACCGGTCCCTGAGGAGGGGTCAGAAGCCAAAGCAACCGGAGGGCAGCCCCCATCCCCAGGCTTACCAAAATGCCGGCCTCGCTGGTGAGGTCCTGGCAtttgctgctctcccagcacgGCCCGCTGGCGCCGgcggggtgccagagcagtagCCCCAGCACCACGGGCAGGCTGCTCCACAGCACGCTCGGCATCCTGGCCGGGGGCGTGAGGCCGGGGTCACACGCGGGATGCGAGGGGCTACGGGCCCAGAAAATGTGCAGGAGCTATGGGggcaaacagaaaacaccacctctttttttttctttttccttccgGAGATTCTTTAACGCTTTCTGTGACGTGCCCACCTTACCCTTTCCCGTTTCAAAGTCACCTCTGTGGGCGTTGCAGGAGCGAGGGGTCCCCTCCTGCGGCACCAAcctgcctccccccagccctgtgccttCCCGCAGGGCTTTGCCTGCGGAAGATGCTGCAAACCCCTCCTTCTGCAAAGCTTTCCTTCAAGCTCTTTGCCGAGGGCTGCTCCTCCTTACACCCCAGGAGCACGAGGGTGATTTTTGCCagaggagaaactgaggcacagaaaagGGGCACAACACCCAgacctgcctccctgcctgcacccacatCGCTCCCGCTCGGCCGCACCGTAAAACGGGCAACGTTCCCCTCTGCCTCTTCGTTTTGCCTTCCCGACAGAAAGGTGTCTCTCTGGAGCCCAGGTCTTTTGTCACTGCTACCGTAGGTGACAACCGCTGTCAGCGGGGATTGCGGCCGCCTCCTAAGGACCCCATAAAGATGAGTGATGCTGCAAGGGGGAAGCGTTAGGGAGCTGTCTTCAGGTTTCATCCCTTGCCAACCACTTGCGGCTTGCAAGCTGATTCCTCTAACAAATATACGCTCCCTCCTACCCCGTCCCCTTGAGTGGCCGCAAAACTCCTGCGTGGTGGGAGACGCCACTGCAAGTAATATTAGGATTAGAAAAGTAATACatgaatattttacattaaataatATTGAAGTTGGTTTCTTGGCTTTTGGGAAAGGTTATGGCaagagctggtggtggctgggacgTGGTATGTCCCGGGGGCTGCTAGAATTAATCCAGGGACTGGCTGAAACCCGGGGGCTGGAGCGGCTGTTGCCGCTGTGTTGTCACGGACGAGGTTGGGGTCGGTTCCTGGATGCCCACAGGACCTGGCCTCAGGGTCCCTGAGGATGCCTGGGGGGCTTCTCCTCTGCAAACCCCAACTCTTTCCCAAGCAGCTGTATTTAACTCGGCATGGACTCACGTGTCTCACCTTCCCCCACGCTGCGAGAGCTCTACAGGAGGAAAAGCCCATCCcacattgaaagaaaacagaagaaaagtctCATTTTGGCCCAAAATGTGTGGCTGGAGGGGAGAGCTGAGCCTCCCCTCTGGTGCAAGAGTTGCCAGGTCGACCCTGGATGGAGGGGGCTTTCTTTGGCAGAGGGGGAAAAGCCGAAATTTATGACAGCAAACAGCAGCTCAGAAAGGGGGATAAAAGACTGAGACAGACCAAATTTAAACATAAAGGTTGTCTTTCTGACTTCTGCTGCAATTTGTGGGTGTTGCTGCCCAGGACCCCCTGGCGCAGCAGCACGGAGggtgcagggaggcagcagggagcaCCTCTGTAACACAGGAACACCCAATAATGCAAATAAACCCGATGTTAAACCGAGGCGACAGGGCAATATGCCggaggcggggggggaaggatgCTTTTTATTGCCCATCCCTCGCCGGGATACCCCTGCCCGGCGGCCATCCATCGTGGCGTGTCACCCCTCCGCAGTGACCGCTCCCCAGCAGCATCAAGCCCATATTTTTGCGAAGTTTCTTTCCCACTGTGCACCCCAAAACGCATCGGGGGGACCCTCAGGGCTGAGTGGTTGGTTTTTTCAGGCTTACCTGTGGCCGGGGTGGGAGCCCGACCGCCGCCGCGTGCCTTCCGTCCCCCTCTCCCATGCGCTCCCGGAGAGCGTCTGCCACTTGGCCGCTGGTCCCGGCAGCTTTTTATACCCCCCCACCGGCGATTGCATCCGCCGCCGTCTgccagagggaagggggggggcgAGAGGGGAGGCGAGAGGGACCGTTCCAGGTACCGAACAAAAGATGAGCAAGCCACGGGCGTTCgccggatccggccccgcgGCGGATGGAGGGATTAGCATCTCTCCACGAACCGCAGCCGGCAAAGTTTTCCAGGCGATGCTGCTAATTGCGTTTGCAGCTTTGGAGCGGGGGGTTGTGCGGCGGGGGGGGGTTGGATGGAAAGTCCTTCACCAGGTACCAGCCGGCTCTGACAGCGGTGGGTTTGGCACAGGTTGTTTATTACCGGTGCGCAGGACAGGCGCATCCATCGCTCCTTGGCCTCTGGCGTGGGTGGGTTTCGTGCTCGAATGGGTGCTGAGGGTTTGGGCTTGTCCTTCCATGGGATAAAAGGGGATTTGGTTAAAAGCAGATCTCTCAGGACAGCAGCGGCTCCTCTGCCCAAGGCAGGGTGGGCGCAGGCAGCGGGAATCTGCCCGACGTACCAGGGAGACCTGCGGCCACTGGCTTTGGgtgcaaaagcagcaggagagtGTTTTCCAGCCTGGGGGGTGGCTTTTCCAGAGCACAGTTTAAGAAGTTTGGCCAGGCTCCCTTTCTGTGCCCATCTAACCCCAGCATCTCCGCTCTGCTCGAGCTGGATCAGTTCAGGCTGCAGACGCTTCCCCTGTCGCACAGCAGCCCAAAGCCCAGAGGAACTCACGTTTTCTATAGGGTTGGCCTTGGCTGCCCTATATTTAAGAGCAGTGGTGGCTTCCAGGAGGCTCCTCCTTGCACCTTGGCCAAGCCTTGCACAGGTGAGCAAGAGGGATGCTCCGACCTCTGCAATGTGTTCAGCGCAGGGTAACACCTTGGGGCAAGCCTGGAAGGGGGCTGGGCGCGATGGGGGATCTGAGGGGGTTGGAGTGATGGGGAAACTCATCTGGTGCCAAATTTCCAGCCCCCCTGGGAGAGCTGGTCTGTGCCTGGAGGGCTCAACTATCTTTTTCCACCCAAAAGAGGGTGGCAATATGCAAACCACCCCGGGGATGGCTGTGGCTTTGCGAACTCCTGGCTCTACCCAGGGTGGTTTGGGGTAAAACCATGCCCCAGAACCCAGCAAGGCCCCGTGGGGGGGGTTTAACAGCAGCAGGATGGCGCTCAGAGCTGGTTTACCAGGGTTTGCACAGCCTTTTACAGCCGTGTCTCATGTGTTTGAGGCAAATTTGCCTCTGACCTTGTTCATCACCTCCGCTGGCTGTCCTCCACAAGCATCCCGTTGGGGTGGCACCAGTCCTCAGCTGCATGTTGGGATCATGGGAtgatttaaagatttttaaggtcttttcttctccagccaTGGGCTTACCCAGGTGGAGAAACACACCTGCGTCGGGATTTTCCATCCCCAGGATGTAATGCCAATGTGGACTTTGAAGGCTGGGCCATCCCCCCAGAGCACCTAACAGTGATTTTTGTCAGGTCTGGGCTCAAGCAAGGCCTACACATGGGCTGTGAGCATCCCTCCCACCAGCTCCTATGAAGCACAGTTGTTGATTTACATGcttatgagaagaaaaaactgcAGGGCACGGCAAAGCCACGCAGGGAATCTTACCCGCAAGGAGTAGATGTGGTCTCACCTTGAGTGGGGGAAGGATTTGCTTCTATTTCACTCAATGCAATcttctgcagggaaaggagccACCCCAAAAGCAACCTCCTGGGGAGACTAGGACTCTGGGGCTGGAGGGATCTGGAGTGTGGTTGAGCCACCTCATCCAGATATCTGCCTTGGGGTGGAGATGCTCCATCCTGAAGAGTCTCCTCCGGAGATCCTCCCCTCTTTCCAACAGCCAGAGAAGAGCCTGAACATaaacaaaaaggatgtgggTTGTCCTTTGATGGGCTGCAGACATGTGCATCTCCTTGCCAAAGGATATGGGGGTGCAACAGGTTCACCTGAGTACCCCAGGACTGGATGAAACCCACCATAGCGGGTTACTAAAGAGGCAAAGCACCAGAGGTTCAAGGAATAGCCTCTGCAGCACTTCAATTTGGTTCACACCTTCTCTGGACCCCAGTCCTCCccgaatccaaccccaaattATCCACATCTCACCGCAGCACCCGTAACTGCGTCAGCTGCCTCCATCCTCCCTGATGGATCCCCCGATCCGCAATATTTTTCCATGACGGAGAGCTATTCTGAGATACTTTATGGCCCAAACTGGAGCTATGATTCCCACTTTAAAGGCTCTTTCATCTTCATTAGGCCAATCTGAGCAGTTTATGTTTATAAGGAAGATGCAAAATCTGTTTAGGAAACCTCGTTCAGCGGAGCGGCTGCAGGTGAGGGGCTGAGATGAAGCATCCTCTGCCACAGCTTCAGCAGCCGTGCTGGATGCCTCCGTGCTCACCAGCCTTGCAGCCGGTGctttcaggcctccctctcgGAGACAACCACAGCCAGAGCTCACCCTCCCCACTGCCGGCGCCGGGGAGCACGGCATCTCCCGGGGAAGCTGGTGCCCCAGCATCTCTGGAGGATGCAGGAGAGCCACCTCCGCCGTTGGCATGCTGGAGTGACCAGCTCCCCCTCCTAGCACAGGGCTGTTCCCAGTGTAACAGCAGGACATTCGTATTTTATTCCAAAGcttatttatcttttattttttttccaaagagagTCCAGTGTGTGGATGCAGCCGGCTCCCAGGCAGATGAACAGGAGTGGTGGGGAACCGAGACTACAAGAAATGGACCCTCCAGTGGGGAGAAAATCCCATTAGGGGGAACCTCTTGTTTCTTGTCCCTGAGCAGAGGAGAGCGAAAGACTACCCGGGACCATATAATTACAGTGTACACATACTTGCAAGAGCAGCATCCTCCAGCCCCTGGACCTGAGCGTGGCCAGCAACAAGGCTCTGCTCCAGCAAACTGCCCAGCTCTGGAAACCTCCCTTTA from Phalacrocorax carbo chromosome 3, bPhaCar2.1, whole genome shotgun sequence harbors:
- the POMC gene encoding pro-opiomelanocortin, which encodes MPSVLWSSLPVVLGLLLWHPAGASGPCWESSKCQDLTSEAGILACAAACRAELSAEAPVYPGNGHLQPLSESIRKYVMSHFRWNKFGRRNSSSGGGGGHKREEAAGGNPPPASLPAIPPSHREEEQGTGLEREEGKRSYSMEHFRWGKPVGRKRRPIKVYPNGVEEESAESYPLEFRRELVLGSTEAPPEEEEEEEEGQEEEKKAGSSYRMRHFRWHAPLKDKRYGGFMTSEHSQTPLVTLFKNAIIKSAYKKGQ